A region from the Hypericibacter adhaerens genome encodes:
- a CDS encoding low affinity iron permease family protein codes for MHYRRSRFSHFANWIARASGHPLAFMTACAIIVVWAVTGPIFAWSDTWQLVINTGTTIVTFLMVFLIQNTQNRDSHAVQLKLDELIRAVEGAHNALLDIEELNEEELAHMRRRYAALAARAREAVRQGRKDTDALELDAD; via the coding sequence ATGCATTACCGCCGCAGCCGTTTCAGCCATTTCGCCAACTGGATCGCCCGCGCCTCGGGCCATCCGCTCGCCTTCATGACCGCTTGCGCGATCATCGTCGTCTGGGCCGTCACCGGGCCGATCTTCGCCTGGTCCGACACCTGGCAGCTCGTCATCAATACCGGCACGACCATCGTCACCTTCCTGATGGTGTTCCTGATCCAGAACACGCAGAACCGCGATTCCCACGCGGTGCAGCTCAAGCTCGACGAGCTGATCCGCGCGGTCGAGGGCGCGCATAACGCGCTGCTCGACATCGAGGAGCTGAACGAGGAGGAGCTCGCGCATATGCGCCGGCGCTATGCGGCGCTGGCGGCCCGCGCGCGCGAAGCGGTCAGGCAGGGCCGGAAGGACACCGATGCCCTGGAGCTCGATGCGGATTAG
- a CDS encoding response regulator: MARILLAEDDDSLREFLAKALRRAGHWVEAAPDGSEAEAKLDGNVFDLLLADVVMPGLDGIELARRASARDPELKVLFITGFAAVALRQRDGLPGAPRVLSKPFHLRDLVAEVDSILAA, translated from the coding sequence ATGGCGCGTATTCTGTTGGCCGAAGATGACGATTCCTTGCGTGAGTTCCTCGCCAAGGCGCTGCGTCGTGCCGGTCATTGGGTCGAGGCCGCGCCCGATGGCAGCGAGGCGGAGGCGAAGCTCGACGGCAATGTGTTCGATCTCCTGCTGGCCGACGTGGTCATGCCGGGTCTCGACGGCATCGAGCTGGCGCGCCGCGCTTCGGCGCGCGACCCGGAGCTGAAGGTGCTGTTCATCACCGGCTTCGCCGCGGTGGCGCTGCGCCAGCGCGACGGCCTGCCGGGCGCGCCCCGCGTCCTCTCCAAGCCGTTCCATCTGCGCGATCTGGTGGCCGAGGTCGATTCGATCCTGGCGGCCTGA
- a CDS encoding FAD-binding oxidoreductase, producing MTDAVAPAASAPLALPWQPATLAAIAKQTARVSSFFLAPQRPFAFEAGQHVDLRLTAPDGYQAERSYSIASAPETTGPIELAIERLDDGEVSPYFHDVAAVGDEIELRGPVGRHFAWNVRDGGPLLLLGGGSGVVPLVSMIRHRAAQASRPPALLLYSARRWDELVFRDELLALQGRRDGFDLALALTRDRVRRPGNYARRVDKAMMTELLARLPQRPAQVFVCGGNPFVSAAADAAIAAGIEPRLIRTERYGQ from the coding sequence GTGACTGACGCGGTCGCCCCGGCGGCATCGGCGCCTCTGGCGCTGCCCTGGCAGCCCGCCACCCTCGCCGCCATCGCCAAGCAGACGGCGCGCGTCTCGAGCTTCTTCCTGGCGCCCCAGCGGCCCTTCGCCTTCGAGGCCGGGCAGCATGTCGACTTGCGGCTGACGGCGCCCGACGGCTATCAGGCGGAGCGCAGCTATTCGATCGCCTCCGCGCCCGAAACGACCGGGCCGATCGAGCTCGCGATCGAGCGGCTCGATGACGGCGAGGTCTCGCCCTATTTCCACGATGTCGCGGCCGTCGGCGACGAGATTGAATTGCGCGGGCCGGTCGGCAGGCATTTCGCCTGGAACGTCCGCGATGGCGGGCCGCTCCTGCTGCTGGGCGGCGGCTCGGGCGTGGTGCCGCTGGTCTCGATGATCCGCCACCGCGCGGCGCAAGCGTCGCGCCCGCCGGCGCTGCTGCTCTATTCCGCCCGGCGCTGGGACGAGCTCGTCTTCCGCGACGAGCTCCTGGCGCTGCAGGGCCGGCGCGACGGCTTCGATCTCGCCCTCGCGCTCACGCGCGACCGCGTTCGGCGACCCGGCAACTATGCGCGCCGCGTCGACAAGGCGATGATGACCGAGCTTCTGGCCCGCCTGCCGCAACGCCCGGCTCAGGTCTTCGTCTGCGGCGGCAATCCGTTCGTTTCGGCGGCGGCCGATGCCGCCATCGCCGCCGGCATCGAGCCCCGGCTGATCCGCACCGAACGCTATGGGCAATGA
- a CDS encoding trimethylamine methyltransferase family protein, whose amino-acid sequence MSETETRSGRRGGREARRAMRAAPLPENQRPVWPGLEGGRYKPLTDADIQKIHHAALDVLENVGMADAIPSGIEVMTAAGAKLQGNGRLTFPRALIEDTIAKAARKFPLYAQDPRYDMEPWGSKVYFGTAGAAVHMVDPITGEYRESTTKDLYDIARIVDTLDHIHFFQRAIVCRELTDPFEMDFNTCYASVFGTTKHVGTSWVAPEQLEASLQMLHAIAGGEDKWRERPFVSQSNCFVVPPLKFAADACRCLEVAVRGGMPVLLLSAGQAGATAPASLAGAIVQEVAEVLAGLVYVNAIKPGAPAIFGTWCFVSDLRTGAMSGGSPEQALLSAGAAQMGQFYDLTAGTASGMTDSKVPDAQAGYEKAYNHALVGNAGANLIYESAGMHASLLGYCLESLLIDNDIIGAVQRTIKGIEVTDESIALETIRQTCLEGPGHYLGADQTLQLMQTEYVYPLVGDRTTPKEWVEQGRPGIVDRAVRKTRHILANHFPAHISTAVDDSIRQRFPVRLPRDAMRKTAAAAE is encoded by the coding sequence ATGAGCGAGACGGAAACGAGGTCGGGACGGCGTGGCGGACGCGAGGCGCGGCGCGCGATGCGGGCGGCCCCCTTGCCGGAGAATCAGCGTCCCGTCTGGCCGGGCCTCGAGGGCGGCCGCTACAAGCCGCTGACCGATGCCGACATCCAGAAGATCCATCACGCGGCGCTCGACGTGCTCGAGAATGTCGGCATGGCCGACGCGATCCCGAGCGGGATCGAGGTCATGACGGCCGCGGGCGCCAAGCTCCAGGGCAATGGCCGCCTCACCTTCCCGCGCGCCCTCATCGAGGACACGATCGCCAAGGCCGCGCGTAAGTTTCCGCTCTATGCGCAGGATCCGCGCTACGACATGGAGCCCTGGGGCAGCAAGGTCTATTTCGGCACCGCCGGCGCCGCCGTCCACATGGTCGATCCGATCACCGGCGAATATCGCGAATCCACGACGAAGGACCTCTACGACATCGCGCGTATCGTCGACACGCTCGACCATATCCATTTCTTCCAGCGCGCGATCGTCTGCCGCGAGCTGACCGATCCCTTCGAGATGGATTTCAACACCTGCTATGCCAGCGTCTTCGGCACCACCAAGCATGTCGGCACGAGCTGGGTGGCTCCCGAGCAGCTCGAGGCGTCGCTGCAGATGCTGCATGCGATCGCGGGCGGCGAGGACAAGTGGCGCGAGCGCCCCTTCGTCAGCCAGTCGAACTGCTTCGTCGTGCCGCCGCTGAAGTTCGCGGCCGATGCCTGCCGCTGCCTCGAGGTCGCGGTGCGCGGTGGCATGCCGGTGCTGCTGCTCTCGGCCGGCCAGGCCGGCGCGACCGCACCCGCCTCGCTCGCCGGCGCCATCGTGCAGGAAGTGGCCGAGGTGCTGGCGGGGCTCGTCTATGTCAACGCGATCAAGCCCGGCGCGCCCGCGATCTTCGGCACCTGGTGCTTCGTCTCGGATCTGCGCACCGGCGCCATGTCGGGCGGCAGCCCGGAGCAGGCGCTGCTCTCGGCGGGTGCCGCCCAGATGGGCCAGTTCTACGACCTGACCGCCGGCACGGCCTCGGGCATGACGGACTCCAAGGTGCCCGACGCACAGGCCGGCTATGAGAAGGCCTACAACCATGCGCTGGTCGGCAATGCGGGCGCCAACCTGATTTATGAATCGGCCGGCATGCATGCCAGCCTGCTGGGCTATTGCCTGGAGAGCCTGCTGATCGACAACGACATCATCGGCGCCGTCCAGCGCACGATCAAAGGCATCGAGGTGACGGACGAATCGATCGCGCTCGAGACCATCCGCCAGACCTGCCTCGAAGGCCCCGGCCATTATCTGGGCGCCGACCAGACGCTGCAGCTGATGCAGACCGAGTATGTCTATCCGCTGGTCGGCGACCGCACCACGCCGAAGGAATGGGTCGAGCAGGGCCGCCCGGGAATCGTCGATCGCGCCGTGCGCAAGACCAGGCACATCCTCGCCAACCATTTCCCCGCCCATATCTCGACCGCGGTCGACGATTCGATCCGCCAGCGCTTCCCCGTGCGCTTGCCGCGCGACGCGATGCGCAAGACGGCGGCCGCCGCGGAGTGA
- a CDS encoding aromatic ring-hydroxylating oxygenase subunit alpha, with amino-acid sequence MIPTTLPAWIYNNQEIFALEREAIFLRTWQLVGHVNELKQPGDFLRFDLLGESAILLRDRDGALRAFHNVCRHRAYRLLEGDAGNCGRNVRCRYHGFVYELDGALKAVPSEDSFPGLDKSEYGLRPLEMEIFMGLVFIRFGGDGPSIAEQLAPYREALGFYRIAEMEPLGKHGHTPIAADWKVAVENNIEAYHVPVGHPGLQRLYGATYRYEVKPLGVSHGGGRLIDRPSPSWSERHYLKFLPPVEHLPEERQRAWLYYSLFPSLAFDIYPDQIDYFQILPLAPGKCVARSRAYALPDARREMRAARWLNQRINLLVGREDKGLVEGVQAGLGSGGYRSGILSAKEVRVQQFQTLIRAAVPVAGLETAPEPGTVARRNRELKAAPPLRESRPEIPVPA; translated from the coding sequence ATGATCCCCACGACCCTGCCCGCCTGGATCTACAACAACCAGGAGATCTTCGCGCTCGAGCGCGAGGCGATCTTCCTCAGGACCTGGCAGCTCGTCGGCCATGTGAACGAGCTGAAGCAGCCGGGCGATTTCCTGCGCTTCGACCTGCTGGGCGAGAGCGCCATCCTGCTGCGCGACCGTGACGGCGCCTTGCGCGCCTTCCACAATGTCTGCCGCCACCGCGCCTATCGCCTGCTCGAGGGCGATGCGGGCAATTGCGGCCGCAATGTCCGCTGCCGCTATCACGGGTTCGTCTATGAGCTCGACGGCGCCCTGAAGGCGGTGCCGAGCGAGGACAGCTTCCCCGGTCTCGACAAGAGCGAGTATGGCCTGCGGCCGCTCGAGATGGAGATCTTCATGGGGCTGGTCTTCATCCGCTTCGGCGGCGACGGCCCCTCGATCGCCGAGCAGCTCGCACCCTATCGGGAAGCGCTCGGCTTCTACCGCATCGCGGAGATGGAGCCGCTCGGGAAGCACGGCCATACGCCGATCGCCGCCGACTGGAAGGTCGCGGTCGAGAACAATATCGAGGCCTATCACGTGCCGGTGGGCCATCCCGGCCTGCAGCGGCTCTACGGCGCCACCTATCGCTACGAGGTGAAGCCCTTGGGCGTGTCGCATGGCGGCGGCCGGCTGATCGACCGTCCTTCGCCCAGCTGGAGCGAGCGCCACTACCTGAAGTTCCTGCCGCCGGTCGAGCATCTGCCAGAGGAGCGGCAGCGCGCCTGGCTCTATTACAGCCTGTTCCCGAGCCTCGCCTTCGACATCTACCCGGACCAGATCGACTACTTCCAGATCCTGCCGCTGGCGCCCGGCAAATGTGTCGCGCGCTCGCGTGCCTATGCGCTGCCCGATGCGCGGCGCGAGATGAGGGCGGCGCGCTGGCTCAACCAGCGGATCAATCTCCTGGTCGGACGCGAGGACAAGGGGCTGGTCGAGGGCGTGCAGGCGGGGCTCGGCTCCGGCGGCTATCGCAGCGGCATCCTGTCGGCCAAGGAGGTCAGGGTGCAGCAGTTCCAGACCCTGATCCGCGCGGCCGTGCCGGTGGCGGGCCTCGAGACGGCTCCCGAGCCGGGAACCGTGGCGCGGCGCAACCGCGAGCTCAAAGCCGCACCGCCCTTGCGCGAATCGCGGCCGGAAATCCCTGTGCCGGCATGA
- a CDS encoding TetR/AcrR family transcriptional regulator: protein MTAVTEERGPGRPRCQDTRQSILRAAYELFDEGGDQPFTIEAVARRSGAAKTTIYRWWPTKGALATEAFLTIAEKRSAFPETGSAVAGLRVQLKALAKLFRGRTGRLVAGIITEAHSDPEARKAFIDGYLKPRRAAAARILQRGMADGELRPDLDIETVCDALYGPLYLRLMVRDNPGDDAAIDRLIDMVLEGIKAPPQASRR, encoded by the coding sequence ATGACTGCTGTTACCGAGGAACGCGGGCCCGGACGGCCGCGCTGCCAGGACACGCGCCAGTCGATCCTCCGCGCGGCCTACGAGCTGTTCGACGAAGGCGGAGACCAGCCCTTCACCATCGAGGCGGTCGCCCGGCGCTCGGGCGCCGCCAAGACCACGATCTATCGCTGGTGGCCGACCAAGGGCGCGCTCGCGACCGAAGCCTTCCTCACCATCGCCGAGAAGCGGAGCGCCTTCCCCGAGACCGGTTCCGCGGTGGCGGGACTCCGCGTCCAGCTCAAGGCGCTGGCCAAGCTCTTTCGCGGCCGTACCGGGCGGCTCGTGGCCGGCATCATCACCGAGGCCCATAGCGACCCGGAGGCGCGCAAGGCCTTCATCGACGGCTATCTCAAGCCGCGCCGCGCCGCGGCCGCGCGGATCCTCCAGCGCGGCATGGCCGATGGCGAGCTGCGCCCGGATCTCGATATCGAGACCGTCTGCGACGCGCTCTACGGGCCGCTCTATCTGCGGCTGATGGTCCGGGACAATCCGGGCGACGACGCGGCGATCGATCGCCTCATCGACATGGTGCTCGAGGGCATCAAGGCGCCGCCGCAGGCGTCGCGTCGATAG
- a CDS encoding MDR family MFS transporter: MSAVETFESSPRLVLPAPAAKPASNENDGASVSAKTWLAVVGSALGAFLAVLNIQVVNSALADIQGAIGAGIDDGGWISTAYLISEIIVIPLSGWLSKVFSTRRYLLVNTLLFLLFSAACAHAENLGQMIVLRALQGFAGGVLIPMAFTIIITMLPRAKQPIGMALFAVSAVFAPAIGPTIGGYLNENFGWQYIFYVNLAPGIVMLVMLWFSLEREPMQLSLLKGGDWLGVITMAIGLGSLQTVLEEGNKDDWFGSTFITRLSVIAAISLTAFIAIELTVKKPLLHLRLLLRRNFGFATLATMLLGMVLYGSVFVLSLYLSQMQGYNAEQIGEVLAWVGLPQLLLIPLVPKLTKWIDTRLLIAGGLALFAASNFMNIHLTDDVAGPELFLPNIVRAIGQAVTLAPLSAIAVAGIERQFAGSASAIFNMTRNLGGAIGIALLQTVLTNREKFHSEIITSDVTLFDEATRQRLHDLTQYFLAHGVSDPATAWREAVVAIGRSVHQQASIMGYGDAFYLQGVILVLALVCTFFMKKVLVEGGGGGH; encoded by the coding sequence ATGTCCGCCGTCGAAACCTTTGAATCCTCCCCGCGCCTCGTCCTGCCGGCGCCGGCCGCCAAGCCCGCCAGCAACGAGAACGACGGGGCCTCGGTGTCGGCCAAGACCTGGCTCGCGGTCGTGGGCTCGGCGCTCGGCGCCTTCCTCGCCGTGCTCAACATCCAGGTCGTGAACTCGGCGCTGGCCGACATCCAGGGCGCCATCGGCGCCGGCATCGACGACGGCGGCTGGATCTCGACCGCCTATCTCATCAGCGAGATCATCGTCATTCCCCTGAGCGGCTGGCTCTCCAAGGTGTTCTCGACGCGCCGCTACCTGCTGGTCAACACCCTGCTCTTCCTGCTCTTCTCGGCCGCCTGCGCCCACGCCGAGAATCTGGGCCAGATGATCGTGCTGCGCGCGCTGCAGGGCTTCGCCGGCGGCGTGCTGATCCCGATGGCCTTCACCATCATCATCACCATGCTGCCGCGCGCCAAGCAGCCGATCGGCATGGCGCTCTTCGCCGTCTCCGCCGTGTTCGCGCCGGCGATCGGCCCCACCATCGGCGGCTATCTCAACGAGAATTTCGGCTGGCAGTACATCTTCTACGTCAACCTCGCGCCGGGCATCGTGATGCTCGTCATGCTGTGGTTCTCGCTCGAGCGCGAGCCGATGCAGCTCAGCCTGCTCAAGGGCGGCGACTGGCTCGGCGTCATCACCATGGCGATCGGGCTGGGGTCGCTCCAGACCGTGCTCGAGGAAGGCAACAAGGACGACTGGTTCGGCTCGACCTTCATCACCCGGCTCTCCGTCATCGCCGCGATCTCGCTCACGGCCTTCATCGCGATCGAGCTCACCGTCAAGAAGCCGCTGCTCCATCTGCGGCTCCTGCTGCGGCGCAATTTCGGCTTCGCGACCCTCGCCACCATGCTGCTCGGCATGGTGCTCTACGGCTCTGTCTTCGTGCTCTCGCTCTATCTCTCGCAGATGCAGGGCTACAATGCGGAGCAGATCGGCGAGGTCCTGGCCTGGGTGGGCCTGCCCCAGCTCCTCTTGATCCCGCTGGTGCCCAAGCTGACGAAATGGATCGACACCCGGCTCCTGATCGCAGGCGGTCTCGCCCTCTTCGCCGCCAGCAACTTCATGAACATCCACCTGACCGACGATGTCGCGGGGCCCGAGCTCTTCCTGCCCAACATCGTGCGCGCCATCGGCCAGGCCGTCACCCTGGCGCCGCTCTCCGCGATCGCGGTCGCCGGCATCGAGCGGCAGTTCGCGGGATCCGCCTCCGCCATCTTCAACATGACGCGCAACCTGGGCGGCGCCATCGGCATCGCCCTGCTGCAGACCGTGCTGACCAACCGGGAGAAGTTCCACTCGGAGATCATCACCAGCGACGTCACCCTGTTCGATGAGGCGACGCGCCAGCGGCTCCACGATCTCACGCAGTATTTCCTCGCCCATGGCGTCTCCGATCCCGCCACCGCCTGGCGCGAGGCGGTCGTCGCCATCGGCCGCAGCGTCCACCAGCAGGCCTCGATCATGGGCTATGGCGACGCCTTCTACCTCCAGGGCGTCATCCTGGTGCTGGCGCTCGTCTGCACCTTCTTCATGAAAAAGGTCCTGGTCGAGGGTGGCGGCGGGGGGCATTGA
- a CDS encoding LysR substrate-binding domain-containing protein: MSFTAAARELGITQSAVSQQVRLLESHLGRPLFHRLPRGLRLTEAGDALLPLLGDAFARIAEGTAEIFGDIDRVRLLVRATTSFAALWLVPRLGRFRARHPEIEFRLTSSIWPADYPDPAVDLEIRYGTGRWSGLRADRLTWDELFPVCSPDWARGAQKLEKPEDLARCTLLHAFGFRDGWPEWLAKAGLTDKVDGASGLEFDLGLAALDLAERGVGVALGRTCYAAERIAAGRLIVPFDIRLPTDEAFYLVSAEGRTPTADATAFRDWLLEEAADARRAR, encoded by the coding sequence ATGAGCTTCACCGCCGCGGCCCGCGAGCTGGGGATCACCCAATCGGCCGTCAGCCAGCAGGTCCGCCTGCTGGAAAGCCATCTCGGCCGGCCCCTGTTCCACCGCCTGCCGCGCGGCCTCCGGCTGACCGAGGCGGGCGACGCGCTGCTGCCGCTCCTGGGCGACGCCTTCGCCCGCATCGCCGAGGGCACGGCCGAGATCTTCGGCGATATCGACCGGGTCCGGCTCCTGGTGCGCGCCACCACCAGCTTCGCGGCGCTCTGGCTGGTGCCGCGGCTGGGCCGCTTCCGCGCCCGCCATCCCGAGATCGAGTTCCGCCTGACCAGTTCGATCTGGCCCGCCGACTATCCCGATCCCGCGGTCGATCTGGAGATCCGCTACGGCACGGGCCGCTGGTCGGGGCTGCGCGCCGACCGGCTCACCTGGGACGAGCTCTTCCCCGTCTGCAGCCCCGACTGGGCGCGGGGGGCGCAGAAGCTGGAGAAGCCCGAGGACCTCGCGCGCTGCACGCTGCTCCATGCCTTCGGCTTCCGCGACGGATGGCCCGAATGGCTGGCGAAGGCGGGGCTGACCGACAAGGTCGACGGTGCCAGCGGGCTCGAGTTCGATCTGGGCCTCGCGGCGCTCGATCTGGCGGAGCGCGGCGTCGGCGTGGCGCTGGGCCGGACCTGCTATGCCGCCGAACGGATCGCGGCCGGCCGGCTCATCGTTCCCTTCGACATCCGGCTGCCGACCGACGAGGCCTTCTACCTGGTCTCGGCCGAAGGCCGCACGCCGACCGCGGATGCGACCGCCTTCCGCGACTGGCTGCTCGAGGAAGCGGCCGACGCGCGGCGCGCGCGCTAA
- a CDS encoding HlyD family secretion protein, giving the protein MSIRHFLTGHAAKRGGLAVAAVALIAAGGFYGYGYWTSGRFVETTNDAYVKADYTIVAPKISGYIAEVMVDDNQPVKAGQVLARIDERDFKTALDQANADVQAAQAAISNLDAQLAWQQSIVDQATADIASAEAAVNFAKQDHSRYQDLMKTGYGTVQRAQLAESDLRQQTALLEHNRAALVAARKQIDVLTTQRSEADAQLAHAQAVAQQATLNLAYTSITAPIDGVVGARSLRPGQYVQAGTQLMAVVPLQAAYVVANFKETQLTQMRDGQPVTIEVDSFPDAVIHGRIDSLAPASGLEFSLLPPDNATGNFTKIVQRIPVKITLDPNDPLVGLLRAGMSVEASVDTKATVLAEKQMETQVAEH; this is encoded by the coding sequence ATGTCGATCAGGCATTTCTTGACCGGGCACGCCGCCAAGCGCGGCGGCCTCGCCGTCGCGGCGGTGGCCCTCATCGCCGCCGGCGGGTTCTATGGTTACGGCTATTGGACCTCGGGCCGCTTCGTCGAGACCACCAACGACGCCTATGTGAAGGCGGACTACACGATCGTCGCGCCGAAGATCTCGGGCTATATCGCCGAGGTCATGGTGGACGACAACCAGCCGGTCAAGGCCGGCCAGGTGCTGGCGCGCATCGACGAGCGCGATTTCAAGACCGCGCTCGACCAGGCCAACGCCGATGTCCAGGCGGCGCAGGCCGCGATCAGCAATCTCGATGCCCAGCTCGCCTGGCAGCAGTCGATCGTCGACCAGGCCACGGCCGATATCGCGTCGGCCGAAGCCGCGGTCAATTTCGCCAAGCAGGACCATTCGCGCTACCAGGACCTGATGAAGACCGGCTATGGCACGGTGCAGCGCGCCCAGCTCGCCGAATCCGACCTGCGCCAGCAGACGGCGCTTCTGGAGCATAACCGCGCGGCGCTGGTCGCCGCCCGCAAGCAGATCGACGTGCTGACGACCCAGCGCAGCGAGGCCGACGCCCAGCTCGCCCATGCCCAGGCGGTGGCGCAGCAGGCGACGCTCAACCTCGCCTATACCTCCATCACCGCGCCCATCGACGGCGTCGTCGGCGCGCGCTCGCTGCGTCCCGGCCAGTATGTCCAGGCCGGCACGCAGCTCATGGCGGTGGTGCCGCTGCAGGCGGCCTATGTCGTCGCCAACTTCAAGGAGACCCAGCTTACCCAGATGCGCGACGGCCAGCCCGTCACCATCGAGGTCGACAGCTTCCCGGACGCCGTGATCCATGGCCGCATCGACAGCCTGGCGCCGGCGAGCGGGCTCGAATTCAGCCTGCTGCCGCCCGACAACGCCACCGGCAACTTCACCAAGATCGTCCAGCGCATCCCGGTCAAGATCACGCTCGACCCGAACGATCCGCTGGTCGGGCTGCTGCGGGCCGGCATGTCGGTCGAAGCCTCGGTCGACACCAAGGCGACGGTGCTGGCCGAGAAGCAGATGGAAACGCAGGTCGCCGAGCACTGA
- a CDS encoding sulfite oxidase-like oxidoreductase: MVTRGFTGRRPAPELADRIPPGQSLTQDFPVLSAGPTPRIRLEDWSFTLKVGPKPVMRWNWAEFNALPQTKLTRDIHCVTKWSKLNTPWQGVTIDDILLAAGLEAPPTGFTLAHSYDGYSTNLPTADLVGGRAMVATQYEGKPLTPDHGGPARLLVPHLYFWKSAKWVNGLQFTETDVAGFWELRGYHMRGDPWKEQRFTGD, translated from the coding sequence ATGGTAACGCGTGGATTCACCGGCCGGCGGCCGGCGCCGGAGCTTGCCGACCGGATTCCGCCGGGTCAGTCCCTGACCCAGGACTTCCCGGTCCTCTCCGCCGGCCCGACGCCGCGGATCCGGCTCGAGGACTGGTCCTTCACGCTCAAGGTCGGACCCAAGCCGGTCATGCGCTGGAATTGGGCCGAGTTCAACGCGCTGCCTCAGACCAAGCTGACGCGCGACATCCATTGCGTCACCAAATGGTCCAAGCTCAACACGCCTTGGCAGGGAGTGACGATCGACGACATCCTGCTGGCCGCCGGCCTCGAGGCGCCGCCCACCGGCTTCACCCTCGCCCATTCCTATGACGGCTATTCCACCAACCTGCCGACCGCCGATCTCGTCGGCGGCAGGGCGATGGTGGCGACGCAGTACGAAGGCAAGCCGCTGACGCCCGATCATGGTGGGCCGGCGCGCCTGCTGGTGCCGCATCTCTATTTCTGGAAATCGGCCAAATGGGTGAACGGCCTCCAGTTCACCGAGACCGACGTGGCGGGCTTCTGGGAGCTGCGCGGCTACCATATGCGCGGCGATCCCTGGAAAGAGCAGCGTTTCACCGGTGACTGA
- a CDS encoding acetyl-CoA C-acyltransferase, with translation MRSASRPDIWLAAGVRTPFAKVDGPLAGYDAIGLSVPVVRHMRAQLGGAEPDFAVWGAVVPNLTWSNLAREVLMEAGLPPTIPAFSTVMACATSMIGAFEAAGMIDGETRNLALVGGVDSLSKIQIGLGQRLSDWLRQFQQARSLGQKVSHLAELKPGDVRLYVPGIANRTTGLSMGEHTEITAKEWQIGRADQDAHALESHQRAVAGWEHGFFDDLVIPLGEVRRDSIPRQDSSLEKLARLPPAFDRTSGKGSLTAGNSSPLTDGAAGLWVASEKGLSKLPIGTPRAKLVDWEITSVDFRIEGLLMAPAFAIPRLLARQGLAYDDIHLWEIHEAFAAQVLFHIKALESPDFLKTKAGVETSLGRFPRERLNPNGGSVALGHPFGATGARILSQAVKELAAHKPGERAIVSICTDGGQGGVALLEAA, from the coding sequence ATGCGCAGCGCTTCGAGACCTGACATCTGGCTTGCCGCCGGCGTCCGCACGCCCTTCGCCAAGGTGGACGGACCGCTCGCGGGCTATGACGCGATCGGCCTCTCCGTTCCCGTTGTTCGCCACATGCGGGCGCAGCTCGGCGGCGCCGAGCCCGATTTCGCCGTCTGGGGCGCCGTCGTGCCCAACCTCACCTGGAGCAACCTCGCGCGCGAGGTGCTGATGGAGGCGGGCCTGCCGCCGACCATCCCCGCCTTCTCCACCGTCATGGCCTGCGCCACCAGCATGATCGGCGCCTTCGAGGCGGCCGGCATGATCGACGGCGAGACCCGCAACCTGGCGCTGGTCGGCGGTGTGGACAGCCTCAGCAAGATCCAGATCGGCCTCGGCCAGCGCCTCTCCGACTGGCTGCGCCAGTTCCAGCAGGCGCGCTCGCTGGGCCAGAAGGTCTCGCACCTGGCCGAGCTCAAGCCCGGCGATGTGCGGCTCTATGTGCCGGGCATCGCCAACCGGACCACGGGCCTGAGCATGGGCGAGCATACCGAGATCACCGCCAAGGAATGGCAGATCGGGCGCGCCGACCAGGACGCCCATGCGCTGGAAAGCCACCAGCGCGCGGTCGCCGGCTGGGAGCACGGCTTCTTCGACGATCTCGTGATTCCCCTGGGCGAGGTCCGGCGCGACAGCATCCCGCGCCAGGACAGCTCGCTCGAGAAGCTGGCCCGGCTGCCGCCCGCCTTCGACCGCACCAGCGGCAAGGGCAGCCTCACCGCCGGCAACTCCTCGCCGCTGACCGACGGCGCCGCGGGCCTCTGGGTCGCCTCGGAAAAGGGCCTATCCAAGCTGCCGATCGGCACGCCCAGGGCGAAGCTCGTCGATTGGGAGATCACCTCGGTCGATTTCCGTATCGAGGGCCTGTTGATGGCGCCGGCCTTCGCGATCCCGCGCCTGCTGGCGCGCCAGGGCCTCGCCTATGACGATATCCATCTCTGGGAGATCCACGAGGCTTTCGCCGCGCAGGTGCTGTTCCACATCAAGGCGCTCGAGAGCCCCGACTTCCTCAAGACCAAGGCCGGCGTCGAGACGAGCCTCGGCCGCTTCCCGCGCGAGCGCCTCAACCCCAACGGCGGCAGCGTGGCCCTGGGCCATCCCTTCGGCGCCACCGGTGCGCGCATCCTGAGCCAGGCGGTGAAGGAGCTCGCCGCGCACAAGCCCGGCGAACGCGCCATCGTCAGCATCTGCACCGACGGCGGCCAGGGCGGCGTGGCGCTGCTGGAAGCGGCGTGA